Proteins encoded by one window of Methyloterricola oryzae:
- a CDS encoding YifB family Mg chelatase-like AAA ATPase, translating into MPLAVVYSRGLQGISAPLVTVEVHISNGLPSLSIVGLPETAVKESKDRVRGALLSCRFEFPAQRITVNMAPADLPKEGGRFDLAIALGILAASSQIKAGPLAQVECLGELSLGGEIRPVGGVIPASLQCRLAGRQLLLPAENAPEAALVSQIEILPAAHLLEVCAHLNQQRPLPPLARTTLPAAEIPGDEPDFADVQGNYHAKRALEIAAVGGHNLLMLGPPGTGKSMLAMRLPGILPLLDEEQALETAAIASVSGTAFDPGQWRRPPFRAPHHSASAPALVGGGGTPKPGEISLAHNGVLFLDELPEFDRRVLEVLREPLESGSITISRALSRADFPARFQLVAAMNPCPCGYLGDPSGRCRCTADQVQRYRGRISGPLLDRIDMHIEVPRLPPAALRESQDAPAESSDRIRARVTTARAMALGRAGRLNRDLSAPMIKRHCKLTDAGYELLDQAVSRLGLSHRAYHRILKVARSIADLAGADHIELPHLSEAIGYRRLDRASQA; encoded by the coding sequence ATGCCGTTAGCCGTTGTCTACTCCCGCGGCCTGCAGGGGATCAGCGCCCCCCTCGTGACCGTGGAGGTCCACATTTCCAACGGCCTGCCCAGCCTCAGCATCGTCGGACTGCCAGAAACCGCCGTCAAGGAGAGCAAGGATCGCGTGCGCGGGGCACTGCTCAGTTGCCGCTTTGAATTCCCAGCCCAGCGCATCACCGTGAATATGGCTCCCGCGGACCTTCCCAAGGAAGGCGGCCGCTTCGACCTCGCCATTGCCCTGGGCATTCTCGCCGCATCCAGCCAGATCAAGGCCGGTCCATTGGCGCAGGTGGAGTGCCTGGGTGAGTTGTCCCTGGGCGGCGAGATCCGCCCCGTGGGCGGGGTGATTCCTGCTTCTCTGCAATGTCGCCTGGCAGGACGGCAGCTGCTGCTGCCTGCGGAGAATGCCCCGGAGGCGGCCCTGGTGAGCCAAATCGAGATTCTGCCCGCCGCGCACCTGCTTGAAGTGTGCGCCCATCTGAACCAGCAGCGGCCGTTGCCGCCACTGGCGCGCACGACACTGCCCGCCGCCGAGATCCCAGGGGACGAACCGGATTTCGCCGACGTTCAGGGCAACTACCACGCGAAGCGGGCCCTGGAAATCGCCGCGGTTGGCGGCCACAACCTTTTGATGCTGGGCCCGCCCGGTACCGGCAAGTCCATGCTGGCCATGCGTCTACCTGGGATCCTGCCTTTGCTCGACGAAGAACAGGCCCTGGAAACGGCCGCCATCGCATCGGTCAGCGGCACGGCCTTCGACCCCGGCCAATGGCGCCGCCCACCGTTTCGCGCGCCCCATCATAGCGCCTCCGCGCCAGCCCTGGTGGGCGGAGGTGGAACCCCCAAACCCGGCGAGATTTCCCTGGCCCACAACGGCGTGCTGTTTCTGGACGAACTGCCGGAATTCGACCGGCGGGTCCTGGAAGTGCTGCGCGAGCCGCTGGAGTCCGGCAGCATCACCATATCCAGGGCCCTTAGCCGGGCCGACTTCCCCGCCCGCTTCCAGTTGGTGGCCGCCATGAACCCGTGCCCCTGCGGCTATCTGGGCGATCCGTCAGGCCGCTGCCGCTGCACCGCCGACCAGGTGCAACGTTACCGTGGTCGCATCTCGGGCCCCCTGCTCGACCGCATCGACATGCACATCGAAGTGCCGCGCCTGCCGCCCGCGGCGCTCCGGGAATCCCAAGACGCGCCGGCCGAATCCAGCGACCGTATTCGCGCACGGGTGACCACGGCGCGCGCAATGGCCCTGGGTCGGGCCGGCCGGCTCAACCGCGATCTGAGCGCGCCCATGATCAAGCGCCATTGCAAGCTGACGGATGCGGGCTACGAGCTGCTGGACCAGGCGGTCAGCCGTCTGGGACTCTCGCACCGCGCCTACCACCGCATACTCAAGGTGGCGCGCAGCATCGCCGACCTGGCAGGCGCCGATCATATCGAGCTGCCGCACCTGAGCGAAGCCATCGGCTACCGCCGTCTGGACCGCGCGTCGCAAGCTTGA
- a CDS encoding accessory factor UbiK family protein has protein sequence MFDKMNLDELSHRLASAVPPGISAFGGDLERTFRGILQGALDKLNLVSREEFEVQSQVLAKTRAKLEALEAQLAELESRIAPK, from the coding sequence ATGTTCGATAAAATGAATCTGGACGAACTCTCGCACCGGCTAGCCAGTGCCGTACCGCCAGGCATCTCCGCCTTCGGCGGCGATCTCGAGCGCACCTTCCGTGGCATTCTGCAGGGTGCCCTGGACAAGCTGAACCTGGTCAGCCGCGAGGAATTCGAGGTGCAGTCCCAGGTTCTTGCCAAAACGCGGGCCAAACTCGAAGCCCTGGAAGCGCAGCTCGCCGAACTGGAATCACGCATCGCGCCAAAATAA
- a CDS encoding P-II family nitrogen regulator, translating into MKFVSAILKPFKLDDVREALSEVGVTGITVTEVKGFGRQKGHTELYRGAEYVVDFLPKVKLEVAVTDEQLEPVIEAITRTANTGKIGDGKIFVFDVEQVVRIRTGETGAEAL; encoded by the coding sequence ATGAAATTTGTCAGCGCGATATTAAAGCCGTTCAAGTTGGACGACGTGCGGGAGGCCTTGTCCGAGGTTGGCGTGACCGGCATCACCGTGACCGAAGTCAAGGGGTTCGGAAGGCAGAAAGGACACACGGAGCTGTACCGCGGCGCCGAATATGTGGTGGATTTCCTGCCGAAGGTCAAGCTCGAGGTGGCGGTGACCGACGAACAACTGGAACCGGTGATCGAGGCGATCACCCGTACGGCCAATACCGGCAAGATCGGGGACGGCAAGATTTTCGTGTTTGACGTAGAGCAAGTCGTTCGAATCCGTACCGGCGAGACCGGCGCTGAAGCACTGTAG
- a CDS encoding ammonium transporter, with protein sequence MKFILTRFTAVLLMTSSAWAFAEEAAAPVANKGDTAWMIVATLLVILMTIPGLALFYGGMVRSKNMLSVLMQVFVIFSMMVVLWAVYGYSVAFTEGNAFFGGLSKAFLKGVTPESVAATFSKGVVIPEYVYVVFQATFAGITPALIVGAFAERVKFSAVLLFMLIWFTFAYLPIAHMVWYWAGPDAYTDAAAAEAAGATAGFLFQKGALDFAGGTVVHINAGVAGLIGCILIGKRIGFGKESMKPHSVTMTMIGASLLWVGWFGFNAGSNLEANGVAAMVFANTLFATAAATLAWVAAEWLARDKPSMLGGASGAVAGLVAITPACGFVGPMGAIILGLVAGAVCFWSVTSLKHMLGYDDSLDVFGVHGVGGILGAIGTGVFASPDLGGTGVYDYVANAVGEYNMMGQVISQAWGVGTTIVWTGIVSLVAYKIVDMTIGLRVAEEIEREGLDIREHGETAYNL encoded by the coding sequence ATGAAATTTATTCTGACCCGTTTTACCGCTGTTCTCTTGATGACCTCAAGCGCCTGGGCCTTCGCCGAGGAGGCCGCGGCGCCGGTGGCCAATAAGGGCGACACCGCGTGGATGATCGTTGCCACCCTGCTGGTTATCTTGATGACGATCCCGGGCTTGGCGCTGTTCTATGGCGGCATGGTGCGCTCCAAGAACATGCTGTCGGTGCTGATGCAGGTGTTTGTTATCTTCTCCATGATGGTCGTTCTTTGGGCAGTGTATGGCTACAGCGTGGCATTCACCGAGGGCAATGCGTTCTTCGGCGGCCTGAGCAAGGCCTTCCTCAAGGGGGTCACGCCGGAATCCGTGGCAGCCACCTTCAGCAAGGGCGTGGTGATTCCGGAGTACGTCTACGTCGTATTTCAGGCCACTTTCGCAGGCATCACGCCGGCATTGATCGTCGGCGCCTTCGCGGAGCGCGTGAAGTTCAGCGCCGTCCTGTTGTTCATGCTGATCTGGTTCACCTTCGCCTACCTGCCCATCGCGCATATGGTCTGGTACTGGGCCGGTCCTGACGCCTACACCGACGCTGCGGCAGCCGAAGCGGCGGGCGCCACTGCCGGCTTCCTGTTCCAGAAGGGCGCCCTGGACTTCGCGGGCGGTACCGTCGTGCACATCAACGCCGGCGTGGCCGGCCTGATCGGCTGCATCCTGATTGGGAAGCGCATCGGTTTCGGCAAGGAGTCCATGAAGCCGCACAGCGTCACCATGACTATGATCGGCGCGTCCCTGCTGTGGGTGGGCTGGTTCGGTTTCAACGCCGGTTCCAACCTGGAAGCCAACGGCGTGGCGGCCATGGTGTTCGCCAACACCTTGTTCGCGACGGCCGCTGCGACCCTGGCCTGGGTGGCTGCCGAATGGCTCGCGCGCGACAAGCCGAGCATGCTGGGCGGTGCGTCCGGCGCGGTGGCCGGCCTGGTTGCCATCACTCCTGCTTGCGGCTTCGTAGGCCCTATGGGTGCCATCATCCTGGGCCTGGTGGCGGGTGCTGTCTGCTTCTGGTCGGTCACCAGCTTGAAGCACATGCTGGGTTATGACGACTCGCTGGACGTGTTCGGCGTGCACGGCGTCGGCGGAATTCTCGGCGCCATCGGCACTGGCGTCTTCGCGTCGCCTGACCTGGGTGGTACCGGCGTCTACGACTACGTCGCCAATGCGGTGGGCGAGTACAACATGATGGGGCAGGTCATCAGCCAGGCCTGGGGCGTGGGTACCACCATCGTGTGGACCGGCATCGTGTCACTGGTCGCCTACAAGATCGTCGACATGACCATCGGCCTGCGCGTCGCCGAAGAAATCGAGCGCGAGGGTCTGGACATCCGGGAGCACGGCGAAACCGCTTACAACCTCTAA
- the mepA gene encoding penicillin-insensitive murein endopeptidase, protein MPPPFRPQPSTGLPGALLTGLLLALTPALVSANRWSDVDAPSRGGPRVIGKTSNGCIAGAHTLPLEGAGYAVMHIERNRYYGHPSLVRTIQSLGHQVKERSLGLLHVGDLGQPRGGPMPSGHRSHQSGLDVDIWFDMDTRLLMRANPLRANLSAPSMLNSHRNGLNHGLWSEQQVQLLKLAASNPEVDRIFVNPHIKLELCQRSRGDRDWMRVLRPWYGHDDHLHLRLSCPPGNPECEPQEPLGDGDGCDSSLDWWLKQPLPPSRPQPVPVQPMPYACNSVLAAP, encoded by the coding sequence ATGCCCCCACCTTTCCGCCCCCAACCCTCGACCGGATTGCCGGGCGCCCTGCTCACCGGCCTACTCCTCGCCCTAACTCCGGCGCTCGTCAGCGCAAACCGCTGGTCCGATGTGGATGCGCCCAGCCGTGGAGGCCCCCGGGTCATCGGCAAGACGTCGAATGGCTGCATCGCCGGCGCACATACCTTGCCCTTGGAGGGTGCCGGTTATGCGGTGATGCACATCGAGCGCAACCGCTACTATGGGCATCCCAGCCTGGTTCGCACCATTCAGTCCCTGGGCCACCAAGTCAAGGAGCGCAGCCTGGGGCTGCTCCACGTGGGCGATCTGGGACAGCCGCGGGGCGGCCCCATGCCCTCGGGACACCGCAGCCACCAGAGCGGCCTCGACGTGGATATCTGGTTCGACATGGATACGCGGCTTTTGATGCGCGCCAACCCTTTGCGCGCCAATCTGAGCGCCCCTTCCATGCTCAACTCTCACCGCAACGGCCTGAATCATGGACTTTGGAGCGAGCAGCAGGTGCAACTCCTGAAGCTGGCGGCATCCAACCCGGAGGTGGACCGGATCTTCGTTAACCCGCACATCAAGTTGGAGCTGTGCCAGCGCAGCCGCGGCGATCGCGACTGGATGCGGGTGCTGCGTCCCTGGTACGGCCATGACGACCACTTGCACCTGCGGCTGAGTTGCCCCCCCGGCAACCCCGAGTGTGAGCCCCAGGAACCTCTGGGGGACGGCGATGGCTGTGATTCCAGCCTGGATTGGTGGCTCAAGCAGCCGCTCCCGCCCAGCCGACCTCAGCCTGTGCCGGTGCAACCCATGCCCTATGCCTGCAATTCCGTGCTGGCCGCCCCGTAG
- a CDS encoding response regulator transcription factor, which yields MQTPDATVFVVDDDHDMRESLKWLIESIGLPVEGFQSAEDFLSTDRTSRGGCLLLDIRMPGMGGLGLLEWLHAHGEPMPVIVFTGHGDVPMAVQAMKLGAFDFVEKPATHQYILSRVQDALAVAQEMRTRKTERLQFERLMAQLSQREREVMERVIVGEPNKVIAVGLGISERTVEKHRENIMQKMGVRSLAALVAKVLSYRNGLAGKT from the coding sequence ATGCAAACGCCTGACGCTACCGTGTTCGTTGTGGATGACGACCATGACATGCGGGAATCACTCAAATGGCTGATCGAGTCCATCGGTCTGCCGGTTGAAGGTTTCCAATCGGCCGAGGACTTTCTCAGTACCGACCGGACTTCACGAGGCGGGTGCCTGCTGCTGGACATACGCATGCCTGGCATGGGCGGCTTGGGCTTGCTGGAATGGCTGCACGCTCACGGCGAGCCGATGCCCGTCATCGTCTTCACAGGCCACGGCGACGTACCCATGGCGGTGCAAGCCATGAAGCTGGGCGCTTTCGATTTCGTTGAAAAGCCGGCCACGCATCAATATATTCTGAGCCGTGTGCAGGACGCGCTGGCCGTGGCCCAGGAAATGCGCACACGCAAGACCGAGCGCCTGCAATTCGAAAGGCTGATGGCACAGCTCTCGCAGCGCGAGCGCGAAGTGATGGAGCGGGTCATCGTTGGCGAACCGAACAAGGTCATTGCCGTGGGCCTGGGCATCAGCGAGCGAACCGTCGAGAAGCACCGCGAGAACATCATGCAGAAGATGGGGGTGCGCTCCCTGGCCGCCCTGGTGGCCAAGGTCCTCTCGTACCGCAACGGCCTGGCCGGAAAGACTTGA
- a CDS encoding PAS domain-containing sensor histidine kinase, producing MFENLLAWSTSQSYIPHGTCLIWNAPLIWLHVVSDALTAASYYSIPFALGYFVHRRTDLAYRWVFILFAVFILACGSTHLMDIWTLWHPDYLAQGFVKLATAAISTATAALLWPLLPKVLRLPSPSQLSHANERLLEEVRRHEQTVANLRVEAAERRMLEYKLRKSEAKLKAILDTAADGIVTINEESLIETCNPAAARMFGYQVEEIIGEKVDKLMPFPEALRHDHYIAAYRDRSVSRDLGHDRVVSATRRDGASFPMEIAVGEFMDSDGKHFTAIMRDISSRVAAEEALRASEERLELALMGADLGSWDWNCKSGDAVFNERWASMLGYSLAELNPSYASWASRIHPEDQPRVMAALKAHMEGKTDYFQAELRLQTKSGGWCWVQSRGRVFERDAQGNPLRAAGTHMDISERKELEEQLLRQQADLLHTQRLTTAGVLAATMAHELNQPLAAITNYIGGASLRYADLLESNPGLRQVMAEVQRLSQRAAEIILGIRGLVRKHETGRQWTDLGALVQEVLSLVQSELEKRRIEVSADVGEIPLIFGQRVHLQQLLLNLVMNAIDAMEAPSDRQRLLGIKAWKSGPKEVTVTVRDTGMGIPPDLAQKIFEPFISRKPHGIGLGLSICRTIAEAHGGRIAAYSAGEGQGACFTFNLPVDDGEKSHANA from the coding sequence ATGTTTGAAAACCTTCTGGCCTGGTCGACGTCCCAGTCGTACATACCGCATGGAACCTGCCTGATCTGGAATGCACCACTGATCTGGCTGCATGTGGTGTCTGACGCCCTGACCGCCGCCTCTTATTACTCCATCCCGTTTGCCCTGGGCTATTTCGTGCATCGCCGAACGGACCTGGCCTACCGCTGGGTATTCATTCTGTTCGCGGTGTTCATCCTCGCTTGCGGCAGTACCCATTTGATGGACATCTGGACCCTCTGGCATCCGGATTACCTCGCTCAGGGCTTCGTCAAACTGGCGACCGCCGCCATCTCCACAGCCACCGCGGCCCTGCTCTGGCCACTGCTGCCCAAGGTGCTGCGCCTGCCCAGCCCGTCACAACTCTCCCACGCGAACGAACGCTTGCTGGAAGAGGTAAGGCGCCACGAGCAGACGGTGGCTAACCTCCGCGTCGAAGCAGCCGAGAGACGAATGCTCGAGTACAAGCTGCGCAAGAGCGAAGCCAAGCTCAAGGCCATCCTGGACACGGCCGCCGACGGCATCGTCACCATCAACGAGGAAAGCCTGATCGAGACCTGCAATCCGGCCGCTGCACGCATGTTCGGGTACCAGGTGGAGGAGATCATCGGCGAGAAAGTCGATAAGCTCATGCCGTTTCCGGAAGCCCTGCGGCATGACCATTACATCGCCGCCTATCGCGACCGAAGCGTCAGCCGCGACCTCGGCCATGATCGTGTCGTCAGCGCAACACGCCGCGACGGCGCGAGCTTTCCCATGGAAATCGCCGTCGGGGAATTCATGGACAGTGACGGCAAGCACTTCACCGCCATCATGCGTGACATTTCCAGCCGCGTCGCAGCCGAAGAAGCCCTCAGAGCCAGCGAGGAGCGGCTCGAACTCGCCCTGATGGGTGCCGACCTCGGTTCCTGGGACTGGAACTGCAAGAGTGGTGATGCCGTTTTCAATGAGCGCTGGGCCAGCATGCTGGGCTACTCCCTGGCAGAATTGAACCCCAGCTACGCGTCCTGGGCCTCGCGCATTCATCCGGAAGACCAGCCCCGCGTCATGGCCGCCCTGAAGGCGCACATGGAGGGCAAGACCGATTATTTTCAGGCCGAACTGCGGCTGCAAACCAAATCAGGCGGCTGGTGCTGGGTGCAATCCCGAGGCCGGGTATTTGAGCGCGACGCCCAGGGCAATCCCTTGCGTGCCGCAGGAACCCATATGGACATCAGCGAGCGCAAGGAATTGGAGGAGCAACTGCTGCGTCAACAGGCAGACCTGCTGCACACACAACGCCTGACCACGGCAGGCGTACTGGCGGCTACGATGGCACACGAGCTGAATCAACCCTTGGCGGCCATCACCAACTACATAGGCGGGGCCAGCCTGCGCTACGCCGATCTGCTGGAATCCAACCCCGGTCTTCGCCAGGTCATGGCCGAAGTGCAGAGGCTTTCGCAGCGCGCCGCCGAAATCATCCTCGGCATCCGGGGCCTGGTGCGCAAGCATGAAACCGGGCGGCAATGGACCGACCTGGGCGCACTGGTGCAAGAAGTCCTGTCCCTCGTGCAGTCCGAATTGGAGAAGCGGCGCATCGAGGTCAGCGCCGATGTCGGCGAAATTCCGCTAATCTTTGGGCAGCGGGTACACCTACAACAGCTGCTGCTGAATCTGGTCATGAATGCGATCGATGCCATGGAAGCGCCATCGGACAGGCAAAGATTACTGGGGATCAAGGCATGGAAAAGCGGCCCCAAGGAAGTCACCGTGACCGTGCGCGATACCGGTATGGGCATCCCTCCCGATCTGGCGCAGAAAATTTTCGAACCGTTCATCAGCCGCAAACCCCATGGCATCGGTCTGGGGCTTTCCATCTGCAGGACCATCGCCGAAGCCCATGGCGGTCGGATTGCCGCGTACTCGGCAGGTGAAGGCCAAGGAGCCTGTTTCACCTTCAACCTTCCCGTGGACGATGGGGAGAAAAGCCATGCAAACGCCTGA
- a CDS encoding ammonium transporter: MTRLSRSSFCGIAVLASLFVSSARADQLNSADTAWILTSTGLVLFMTVPGLALFYGGLVRSKNVLSILMQCFVITSLVSVLWLAAAYSLALSDGGDWQQYMGGGSRLFLLGLNADSLKDNLPETVFCMYHLTFAIFAPALIVGGVAERMKFSALIGFVALWLMLVYVPVCHWVWGGGWLAQAGVMDFAGGLVVHSAGGVAALVGAMLLGPRKGFPRTPMPPHNRTMTAIGGGILWVGWHGFSAGSALMANGAAGVAMLTTHMSAAAGALTWMFIEWHRFGKPSSLGVITGMVAGLGMIAPAAGFVGPLGGLAIGVAAGAVCFFTMHWIKYRLQIDDSLDVFSIHGVGGIVGTLLTGVFALKSLGGAGLAVEGGLWSQLAVQALGVGVVLAWSAGISYLTLKLLDRCLGLRVGAAEETSGLDIALHNEQGYNL; the protein is encoded by the coding sequence ATGACAAGACTATCCCGTTCGTCCTTTTGCGGCATCGCCGTGTTGGCATCGCTGTTCGTCTCATCCGCGCGTGCCGATCAACTTAACTCGGCGGATACGGCCTGGATCCTGACTTCCACTGGCTTGGTCCTATTCATGACGGTGCCGGGGTTGGCCCTGTTCTATGGCGGTCTGGTCCGCAGCAAGAACGTGCTGTCGATCCTGATGCAGTGCTTCGTCATCACCTCATTGGTGTCGGTGCTCTGGCTGGCCGCCGCGTACAGCCTGGCCTTGAGCGACGGCGGCGACTGGCAGCAGTACATGGGAGGCGGGTCGCGCCTGTTCCTGCTTGGCCTGAATGCCGACTCGCTCAAGGACAACCTGCCCGAGACCGTGTTCTGCATGTACCACCTGACCTTCGCCATCTTCGCGCCGGCGCTGATCGTCGGCGGTGTGGCGGAACGCATGAAGTTCTCCGCCCTGATCGGGTTCGTGGCGCTCTGGCTCATGCTGGTCTATGTGCCGGTATGCCACTGGGTATGGGGCGGAGGCTGGCTGGCCCAGGCCGGCGTGATGGATTTTGCCGGCGGTCTCGTGGTGCATAGCGCCGGTGGTGTCGCAGCCCTGGTCGGCGCCATGCTGCTGGGGCCGCGCAAGGGGTTTCCGCGCACCCCCATGCCACCCCATAACCGCACCATGACCGCCATCGGCGGCGGCATTCTGTGGGTGGGATGGCATGGCTTCAGCGCGGGGAGTGCCTTGATGGCCAACGGCGCGGCGGGCGTGGCGATGCTGACCACCCATATGAGCGCCGCTGCGGGGGCACTTACCTGGATGTTCATCGAGTGGCACCGGTTCGGGAAGCCCAGCAGCCTGGGCGTCATCACCGGCATGGTGGCGGGTCTGGGCATGATCGCGCCCGCCGCGGGCTTCGTAGGGCCCTTGGGAGGCCTGGCGATTGGCGTGGCTGCCGGGGCGGTGTGCTTTTTCACCATGCACTGGATCAAGTACCGGCTGCAGATCGACGACAGCCTGGATGTGTTCTCCATCCACGGCGTCGGCGGAATCGTGGGTACCTTGCTGACCGGCGTGTTTGCCTTGAAATCGCTGGGCGGTGCCGGCCTGGCGGTCGAAGGGGGCCTTTGGAGTCAATTGGCCGTTCAGGCCCTGGGGGTGGGCGTGGTTCTGGCCTGGAGCGCCGGCATCAGTTACTTGACGCTGAAGCTCCTGGACCGCTGCCTGGGCTTGCGCGTCGGTGCCGCGGAAGAAACCTCCGGACTGGATATCGCCCTGCACAACGAGCAGGGCTACAACTTATGA